A window of the Thermoanaerobaculia bacterium genome harbors these coding sequences:
- the galU gene encoding UTP--glucose-1-phosphate uridylyltransferase GalU encodes MQRIRKAVFPAAGLGTRFLPATKALPKEMLPLVDKPLIQYAVEEARDSGLDQILLVTGRGKNAIEDHFDVSFELETLLGVRGKEDLLAEVEEISQMIEVAYVRQKQALGLGHAILQARQLVGDEPFAVLLADDVIDAERPALRQMIEVFERRGNPVLALCEVPRQDTAMYGIVSGKKIDDRLTEVTGMVEKPAPEKAPSNQAIIGRYILTPDIFEILASTPPDHRGEIQITDALKTLLGRRPIDGYAFEGKRYDAGDKLGFLKATVELALKREDLGASFREYLAGLFR; translated from the coding sequence GTGCAGAGAATCCGAAAAGCCGTCTTCCCCGCCGCCGGCCTCGGCACGCGGTTCCTCCCCGCCACGAAGGCGCTCCCGAAGGAGATGCTCCCGCTCGTCGACAAGCCGCTGATCCAGTACGCCGTCGAAGAAGCGCGGGATTCCGGGCTCGACCAGATCCTCCTCGTCACGGGCCGCGGAAAGAACGCGATCGAGGACCATTTCGACGTGTCCTTCGAGCTCGAGACGCTCCTCGGCGTTCGCGGCAAGGAAGACCTCCTCGCGGAGGTGGAGGAGATCTCGCAGATGATCGAGGTCGCCTACGTGCGTCAGAAGCAGGCGCTCGGTCTCGGCCACGCGATCCTCCAGGCGCGCCAGCTCGTCGGCGACGAGCCGTTCGCGGTCCTCCTCGCCGACGACGTGATCGACGCCGAGCGTCCCGCTCTGCGGCAGATGATCGAGGTCTTCGAAAGGCGCGGCAATCCCGTCCTCGCGCTCTGCGAGGTCCCGCGCCAGGACACGGCGATGTACGGCATCGTCTCGGGAAAGAAGATCGACGACCGCCTGACGGAAGTCACCGGCATGGTCGAAAAACCCGCTCCCGAAAAGGCGCCGTCCAACCAGGCGATCATCGGCCGGTACATCCTCACGCCGGACATCTTCGAGATCCTCGCGAGCACTCCGCCCGACCACCGCGGAGAGATCCAGATCACCGACGCTCTCAAGACGCTTCTCGGCCGCCGCCCGATCGACGGCTACGCCTTCGAGGGGAAGCGCTACGACGCGGGGGACAAGCTCGGATTCCTGAAGGCGACGGTCGAGCTCGCGTTGAAGCGCGAGGACCTCGGCGCCTCGTTTCGCGAGTATCTCGCCGGTCTCTTCCGCTGA
- a CDS encoding cupin domain-containing protein, whose translation MERGRREAWDPRDGEMTERRLRRAMEHEGFEVAVYAYRPGTAFDWHSHAEEKCDAVVEGTFRIELEEGSVFDLRPGDRLYVPAGARHRAEVVGARTVISLDGTRR comes from the coding sequence TGGGACCCGCGCGACGGAGAGATGACCGAGCGCCGGCTCCGCCGCGCGATGGAGCACGAGGGCTTCGAAGTGGCCGTCTATGCGTACCGTCCCGGCACGGCCTTCGACTGGCACTCCCATGCCGAGGAGAAATGCGACGCCGTCGTCGAGGGCACGTTCCGGATCGAGCTCGAGGAGGGATCGGTCTTCGATCTGCGCCCCGGAGACCGGCTCTACGTGCCGGCGGGAGCCCGCCATCGGGCCGAGGTCGTCGGGGCGAGGACGGTGATCTCGCTCGACGGCACCCGCCGCTGA